Below is a window of Janthinobacterium lividum DNA.
TTCGCATACGCCCATGGTCGATGCGCTGGGCGTGATCGCCATCGGCGTGGGCGGCCTGGAAGCGGAAAGCGTGATGCTGGGCCGCGCCTCGTGGATGCGCCTGCCCGACATCATCGGCGTCAAGCTGACGGGCAAGCCGCAGCCGGGCATCACGGCCACGGACACGGTGCTGGCGCTGACGGAATTTTTGCGCAAGCAGAAGGTCGTCTCGTCCTACCTGGAATTCTTTGGCGAGGGCGCTTCGCACCTGACCCTGGGCGACCGCGCCACGATCTCGAATATGGCGCCGGAATTTGGCGCCACGGCCGCCATGTTCTACATCGATGCGCAAACCATCAAGTATTTGAAATTGACGGGCCGCGACGACGAACTGGTGAAACTGGTGGAACTGTACGCAAAAGAGACTGGCTTGTGGGCCGACAGCCTGGTCGACGCGCAGTACGAGCGCGTCTTGAGCTTCGACCTGTCGTCCGTCGTGCGCAATATCGCGGGGCCGTCGAATCCGCACAACCGCGTGCCGACGTCGGAACTGGCTGCGCGGGGGATCTCCGGCGTGGTGGAAAACGAGCCGGGCAAGATGCCGGACGGCGCCGTCATCATCGCGGCCATCACCAGCTGCACCAACACGAACAATCCGCGCAACATGATCGCCGCCGGCCTGATCGCGCGCAATGCGAACCGCCTCGGCTTGACGCGCAAACCCTGGGTGAAATCGTCGCTGGCGCCCGGCTCGAAAACCGTGGAACTGTATCTGCAGGAAGCGGGCCTCATGCCGGAGCTCGAAACATTGGGCTTCGGCGTCGTGGCTTTCGCCTGCACCTCGTGCAATGGCATGTCGGGCGCGCTCGACCCGGTGATCCAGGAAGAAGTGGTGTCGCGCGACCTGTACGCCACGGCTGTCTTGTCGGGTAACCGCAACTTCGACGGCCGTATCCACCCGTACGCGAAACAGGCTTTCCTCGCCTCGCCGCCGCTGGTGGTGGCGTATGCGATTGCCGGCACCATCCGTTTCGATATCGAGAAGGATGTGCTGGGCATCGCCCCGGACGGCAAGCCGATTCTGCTCAAGGATATCTGGCCATCGGACGAGGAAATCGACGCCATCGTCGCATCCAGCGTCAAGCCGGAGCAGTTCCGCAAGGTGTACATTCCCATGTTCGCTGCGCAGGCGGACGACGGCATCAAGGTCAGCCCCCTGTACGACTGGCGTCCACAGACGACGTATATCCGCCGTCCGCCGTACTGGGAAGGCGCGCTGGCTGGCGCACGCCCCTTGAAAGGCATGCGTCCGCTGGCCGTTCTGGGCGACAACATCACCACCGACCATTTGTCGCCATCGAACGCCATCATGCTCGATAGCGCGGCCGGCGAATACTTGGCGAAGATGGGCTTGCCGGAGGAAGACTTCAATTCCTACGCCACGCACCGGGGCGACCATTTGACGGCGCAGCGCGCCACGTTTGCCAACCCGACCTTGAAAAACGAGATGGTGATCGAAGATGGCAAGGTGAAGGCCGGTTCGCTCACGCGCATCGAGCCGGAAGGCACCATCTCGCGCATGTGGGAAGCCATCGAGGTGTACATGGAGCGCAAGCAGCCATTGATCATCATCGCCGGCGCCGACTATGGCCAGGGTTCCTCGCGCGACTGGGCCGCCAAGGGCGTGCGCCTGGCCGGCGTGGAAGCCATCGTGGCCGAAGGCTTCGAGCGCATCCACCGCACCAACCTGGTGGGCATGGGCGTCTTGCCGCTGGAATTTTTGCCAGGCGTGAATCGCAAGACCCTGGGTCTCGATGGCAGCGAAACCTACGACGTCGTGGGCGAGCGCACGCCGCGCTCCGCCCTGACCCTGCTCATCCACCGCAAGAGCGGCGAAACGCTTGAAGTGTCCGTCACCTGCCGCCTCGATACGGCGGAAGAGGTGTCGATTTACGAGGCCGGCGGCGTTCTTCAACGCTTCGCGCAAGATTTCCTCGAGTCGTCCAAGGCAGCGTAAGCAGTTCGTCATTCACCGGGTGGCGCGCAGATGCGCTGCCCGGCTTTTCAGGAAATCTCATGACCCACGTACCCCAAATCAAAATCCCCGCCACCTACATGCGTGGCGGCACCAGCAAGGGCGTGTTCTTCCGCCTGCAGGATTTGCCCGCCGGCGCGCAAGTGCCGGGCGCTGCGCGCGACGCTTTGCTGCTGCGCGTGATCGGCAGCCCCGACCCGTACGGCAAGCAGATCGACGGCATGGGCGGAGCCACCTCGAGCACCAGCAAAACGGTGATCCTGGCGGCAAGCGCCAAGCCGGAGCACGACGTTGACTATCTGTTCGGCCAGGTCTCCATCGACAAGCCGTTTGTCGACTGGAGCGGCAATTGCGGCAACCTGTCGGCCGCCGTCGGCTCGTTCGCCATTGCCAGCGGGCTGGTGGACGCCGCCCGCGTGCCTGCAAACGGCATCGCCACGGTGCGCATCTGGCAAGCCAATATCGGCAAAACCATCATCGCCCACGTGCCCATGACGAATGGCGAAGTACAGGAAACGGGCGACTTCGAGCTCGATGGCGTGACCTTCCCGGCCGCCGAAGTGAAACTGGAATTCCTCGACCCGGCCGCGGAGGAAGAAGGTGGTGGTGGTGCCATGTTCCCTACTGGAAACCTGGTCGATGACCTCGACGTACCCGGCATCGGCACCTTGAAAGTCACGATGATCAATGCCGGCATCCCGACGATTTTTGTCGATGCGGACGCCATCGGCTACACGGGCACGGAACTGCAGGACGCCATCAATGGCGATCCGGTCGCGCTGGCCCGTTTCGAGACCATCCGCGCGCATGGCGCGTTGCGCATGGGTTTGATTTCCCACCTGGACGAGGCGGCGAAGCGCCAGCATACGCCGAAAGTGGCCTTTGTCGCCAAGCCGGCCGGCTATGTTTCGTCCAGCGGGAGAAAGGTGGAAGCGGGCGAGATCGACCTGCTGGTGCGCGCTCTGTCCATGGGCAAGCTGCACCACGCCATGATGGGTACGGCCGCTGTCGCCATCGGCACGGCGGCGGCCATTCCCGGCACTCTGGTTAACCTGGCGGCCGGCGGCGGTCCCCGCAACGCCGTGCGCTTCGGCCATCCGTCCGGCACCCTGATGGTGGGCGCGGAAGCGACGCTGGCCGGTGGTGCATGGAGCGTCACCAAGGCCATCATGAGCCGCAGCGCGCGCGTGCTGATGGAAGGGCTTGTGCGCATTCCCGGCGACGCGTTTTAGGAAAAAATACGCAGGCGGATGGCACGCAGGCGATGCACACAAGCGGTGGCCAGGCCAGTTCGGCCAGGCCCCGATACAAGAATGCACGCATACTGGAGGAGACATGGATTTCGCAGCATTTTATCAACGCTCGATCGACACGCCTGACGTTTTTTGGCGCGAGGAAGCTGACAAGATCGATTGGCATACCGCCTTTTCGCAAGTGCTCGACTATTCGCGCCCACCGTTCGCCAAATGGTTCGTCGGCGGCACCACCAATCTGTGCCACAACGCCGTTGACCGCTGGGTAGACAGCCAGGGCGATGCGGCCGCGCTGATCGCCATTTCCACTGAAACCAATACCGAACGCAGCTACAGCTTTCGCGAACTGCAGCGCGAAGTGGAACGCTGCGCCGCCATTTTGCTGTCGCTGGGCGTCGTCAAGGGGGACCGCGTATTGATCTACATGCCGATGATCGCCGAGGCGGCCTTCGCCATGCTCGCGTGTGCCCGTATCGGCGCCGTGCATTCCGTGGTGTTCGGCGGCTTTGCCGCCAACAGCCTGGCCAGCCGCATCGACGATGCGCAGCCCAAGCTGGTGTTTTCCGCCGATGCCGGTTCGCGCAATGGCAAGGCGATTGCCTACAAGCCGCTGCTCGACGAAGCCATCCGCATTGCCGCGCACAAGCCGCAGCAGGTGCTGCTGGTCGACCGCCATCTCGTGCCGATGGAACTGACGCCGGGCCGCGACGTCGATTACGCGACACTGCGCGAGCAGCACCTGGACGCGCAGGTGCCCGTCACCTGGCTCGAATCGAACGAGCCGTCGTATGTGCTGTACACCTCGGGCACGACGGGCAAACCGAAAGGCGTGCAACGCGACGTGGGTGGCTATGCGGTGGCGCTGGCGTCGTCGATGCAGTACAACTTTTGCGGCAAGCCCGGCGAAACCTTCTTTGCCACCTCGGATATCGGCTGGGTGGTGGGCCATTCCTACATCGTGTATGGCCCGCTGATCGCCGGCATGGCCACCATCCTGTACGAGGGCTTGCCGGTTTGTCCCGATGCGGGCATCTGGTGGAGCATCGTTGAAAAATACAAGGTTACGCGCATGTTCTCGGCGCCGACGGCCATCCGCGTGCTGCGCAAGCACCCGGTGGAACTGATGCGCAAGCACGACCTGTCGTCATTGAAGGCGCTGTACCTGGCGGGCGAGCCGCTCGATGAAACCACGTCGCAATGGATCGCCGACGAACTCAAAGTGGACATCATCGACAACTACTGGCAGACGGAGACGGGCTGGCCGATCCTCTCGGTGGCCAAGGGTGTTGCCGACACGCCGACGCGCCTGGGCAGCCCGGGCATGGCCATGTACGGCTACCAGGTCAAGCTGCTCAACGAAGCGACGGGCGAGGAGTGCGGTGCCAACGAGAAGGGTGTGCTGGTGCTGGAAGGCCCGCTGCCGCCGGGCTGCATGCAGACCGTGTACGGCGACGACGAGCGCTTCGTCGACACCTACTGGTCTACTTTCAGCGGCCGGCAAGTCTATTCCACGTTCGACTGGGGCATGCGCGATGCGGATGGCTATTACTTCATTCTGGGCCGCACCGATGACGTGATCAACGTGGCCGGCCACCGCCTGGGCACGCGCGAAATCGAGGAAAGCATCAGCAGCCATCCCAACGTGTCGGAAGTGGCCGTGGTGGGCGTGGAAGACAAGCTCAAAGGGCAGGTGGCGATGGCCTTCGTGATCCTGAAGGACGCGCGGGGTTTCGACAGCTTGGACGCGAAAGCGCTGCTGGAACGCGAAGTGATGGCCGTGGTCGACCGCCAGCTGGGCGCCGTGGCGCGGCCCGCGCGCGTGTTGTTCGTGCCGCAGTTGCCGAAGACGCGTTCGGGCAAGCTGCTGCGCCGTTCGATCCAGGCCATCTGCGAAGGACGCAGCCCGGGCGACCTGACGTCGATGGACGATCCGGCATCGCTGCAGCAGATCCAGGCAGCGCTGGCTTAAGCGCCATGACGAGAACGAAGTTTATCAATCGATAAACTTCGTTCTCAAATGCGGTCGCTTTCCTTGCGCACGACCCTGCCCACGATCAGGCATTCATTGCCGCGGCACAGTTTGCGGTGGTATTTGCGCTGGTCCGGGTTGTCCGACGTCAGCCACCATTCGCCGATATCGCGCGCCATGCGCTTGACCACCGGTTCGCCTTCGTAATTGATGGCAAACACGATGCCATCGGCCGGCCGGTTGTCGGCCGTATTGATGATCACCACGTCGTCTTCGTACAGGGCCGGCTCCATGCTCTCGCCCTTGACCTTGATCGCCACCAGTTTTTCAGGGTGGTAGCCATTGCGCTCGACCCAGCTGCGTGGCACGCTGATGGTGCTGCCATCGTGCGTTTCCGGTTCGATGGCAAAGCCCGTGATGCCGGCCGACAGGCGCAGCTTCACCTTGCGAATCGGGTAGAAGCGCTCATCCTCGCCATCTTCCACCACCACCGGCTGCACGCCGTTCAGCGCGCGTGCCGCCAGCGCCGCCTGGTCTGGCGCCGCGCCCTGGTCGAAGTACATGCTGTCCAGCTGCAGGTCCGCTTCCAGCTTGCGCGCGATCTTTTCGCTGAAGGCGCGTCCCTCACGGTAGGTGGGCGAGAGGATTTGCGAGATGCGCGCCTCGCTCCAGCCGCTGACGTCGGAAATTTTCTTGCGCGTGTTGTCGTAGTGCTCGCGGATCAGGGCCAGCAGGCGGTCGCGTCTGTATTGATACATATTCATCTCCACATTAAACCTGAAATTTACCGTTTGATAAATTACCAAATGCTTGACTTTAACATTAGCGATTGATAAAGTCCACTCGTTGCCTGTCGCAAACGCACTACAGCGTCTGCCGGTTGGCGACACCACGGGAGGTCAGGCAGATGTTGAACAGCAGTCAGTTGGTTGAAAGCAGGGCGGCGCCACGGCAGGGGCGCCAGTTACAGGGACGCAGCAAGAAGTCGCAGCTGCATATCGCCCGCATCGCGCAGTACATTCGCGAGCAGGGCCAGGCCAGCGCGGCGCAGTTGTCCGCCTTGCTGGGACTCGATGCGGGCACCATGAGCCGCTATTTGCGCCACATGTGCGGCATGGGACAGATCCATTTGGCGCAGCGCCACTGCACCGAGCCGGGGCGCCAGCGGCCCGCCCTGTACGCGCTGGGCGAGCAGGATGACGAGGTCGATGGTTGGGCCGAACTTCCGCCGCAAGTACGCCGCACGGCCAGCTGGGCACGCGGCACGGCGCACCGCGATCCGCTGGTGGCGGCCCTGTTCGGCCCGGCGCAGGAAAACTAAGACAAGAATCAACGAGGAGAAATCATGGGGTTTGCAGAAAAATACATCGCATCGCTGTCATCGCAGAATTTGCGCGACGATGCCGTCCACCACGACCTGGATGTCATCGCGGCGGCGGCGCTGGCTGGCGACATGGGCGCCTTGCTGTGCCGCGTCAAGTACGCGGATGGCACCGTCAGCCGCCTGTTCGAAGGCAATGCGGGTAACCTGGCGCAACTGCTGCGCGCCTGGACGGCGGCCGTGACGCAGAAGGGCCGTGCGCGGCGCTGGGTCAAGGCGCATACGGCCTGGGATGCGCAGGCGGCCAATACCTTGTACCGCCGCGTGGCCGAGGCATCGCTCGCGCATTGGCTCGACAGCAAATGCAAGGTCTGCCACGGCACGGGCGTCGTCGCTGCCATGCAGGCCGGCGCGCCTGTTGTCTGCCAGGCTTGCCACGGCGCCGGCGAAGCGGCCATCAGCTGCTCCGGCGGCTTCGAGCTCGAACGCATCAAGGACATGGTCAGCGAACTGGAAGGCATCTTCCAGTCGCACGGCGCCCGCGCCATGCGCCGCCTTGGTCACTAAAAAGTTTTTTGCAATATGCCTGGTACTGAAAAAAACGCCCCTACAATAGAGTCTCGATCACGCAGCAACAGCAACATCGGCAACATAGCAGTACCGCAGGACCACATGCTTCTCCACTCGTAATAGACGCGCTCAAGGCGCGACACCGATAGGGGAAATCAGCGCAGCGAACGGCTTTCATGGCCCCTTCGCCCAACTTCCGTCCGGCATGGCCCCGTGCCATCCGGACGCCCGCCCGCCGCCTCACCGTGCGCGGGTTTTTCATTTGTCTTCCCGATTATTCGCAGTTCCTTCCCCAAGACCGCCCCTGGCGGTCTTTTTTTTATCCCACGAAAGGTTTTACAACTATGGCATCGACAGCAAACGGCATCGACAGCTTGATCGTTATCAGCAAACAAAGCGCAGAAGGCAGCAAGGCCGCCGCCGGCGCCGGCCAGATTTACCCCCGCGTCACGGCCACTTTCGACACGGAAGCGGACAAATACGCGAGCGCCGAAATCGACGCCAGCCAGCAGCAGGGCGATACCCGCCTGGGCAACTTCCGCACCACGGGCGCCATCAAGGCCGAAGCGGCGTGCGGCACGTATGCACCGCTGATGGCTGCGCTGCTGCGCCGCGACTTCACGGCAGGCGGCGTGGCAGCAGCGCAAACCACCATCGCGGCGGCCGCCACCGGCCTGACGCGCAGCGCCGGTTCCTGGCTGGGCGAAGGCTTCCGCGCCGGCAGTGTGGTGCGCATTACCGGCATGACGGCGCCGGCTGCCGCCAACAACGCGAAGAACTTCTTCGTCACGTCGGTGACGGCCACCAACCTGAATGGCCAGTTCATGGACGGCTCGGCCATGATCGTCAAGGCGGCAGGCGATTCGGTCGGCGTGGCGGCAGTGGGCAAGCGCAGTTTCACCCCGTTGACGGGCCATACCACTGACTGGTTCACGGCCGAAGTGCAGGACCCGAAGATCGGCGTGCACCGCAGCTTCGTCGACCAGCTGGTCAGCAAGATGGATATCGCCGTGCAGCCGAACGGCATCACCAGCCTGGATTTCACCCTGATGGGCAAGGCGGAAGGCCCGACCACGGCCGTGCCGTACTTCCCCGCGCCGCTGGCCGCGCCGGGCTCCGGCAAGTTTTCAGGCGCCACGGCAATGCTGTCGGTGAACGGCATCCCGTCGCAGATCTGCACCGGCATGTCCGTTTCGCTCGACGGCCAGGTCAAGGTCGACCCGGTAATCGGCTCGAAGTACGCCACGGCCGCATCGCGCGGCAAGGTGATGGGCTCGGGCCAGTTCACGGTGCTGCTGCAGGACGCCACCTACCTCGACTACTTCAAGTCCGAGACGGAAATCCCGCTGGCCTACGCCATGGCGTCGGGCACGGCGCCGACCGCCGACGTGCTGGCGCTGGCCATGGGCCGCATCAAGATCACCTCGGCCAAGATCGACGACGGCGAGAAAAACAAGATCGTCACCTGCGCCTTCGATGTCCTGCGCTACAAGGGCACCGACGCGCAGCACGAAGCGACCACCTTGAGCATCCAGGACAGCGCGCTGTAAGACGATAGCGCTTCGCACCGGGGCCGCCTGATGGCGGCCTTTTTTACTTTTACTTTATCCAGAAAGCAGCATACATGAACAACGCACAAAAAATCCAGGCAGGTTTCGACATCGGCAATATCAACGCGGTAGCCGCGCCCGTCACTTTCGATGTACCCGTCATCTTCGATGCGGACGGCGAAGCGGTGGCAGGTCTGACCATCGTCGGCAAGAACAGCGAGCAATACCGCATGGCCAACAATGCCGTGCGCGCCGAAGGCTACAAGAAATCGGCGCGCCGCAAGACGGCCATCGACGCCTCCACCGACGAAGGTGCTGAATTGCTGGTGCAAGCCATCGACGGCAACCAGAAACGCCTGGCGCTGGCCGTGGTCACGGGCTGGTACGGCTTCACCAGCAATGGCGCCCCCGTGCCGCTCGATCCGGCCCTGCTGGAAGCGGCCTTTGAAAAATACCCGACCTGGCAGGAAAAGGTCACCACGGCGCTGGAAAACGAGTCGAATTTTTTGAAACTCTGACGGCCAGCCTGCTGCGCTACGCCGGGCACCAGTTCGAGCGCGGCGCGCGGGCGGCCGATGGCCATGCCAAGGGCGAGCATATCGATGCCGCCCGGCGCCATCCGCTGTACCGCGCGCCGCCCGAGGCGGAGACGCCGCCCATGCCGTTCGAGCTGGCCCACGTATGGGAATGGTTTGCGCAGTTAAACCGCAAGCGGCAGAACGGCATGGCCGTCAATCCCATCGCCAGCACGGAAATCCTCGCCTGGCAGGCGCGCCACGCCATCGCCATCGAGCCGTTCGAGCACCAGTTGCTGGACCAGCTAGACGCGCTGTTCCTGTCGCACCAGCATGCGGCGGGCTGACCCGCATTTTTCCAACCCGGCCGCCATTCGCGGCCTTTTTTATGGGCCAACCATGCCAGAGATAACAGAATTAAAACTTGTCATCGATTTGACGAAGGCAACGGATACGGTGCAAGTGCTGAAAGCAATCAGTGAGGCTAGCCTGGCTGCAGCCGATAGCCTGAAGGCAGCCAATACTGAGACGGAATCGTCGGCGCTGTTGCTGCGCGCTCAGGCGGAGCAGGCGCGTGAGGCCACCGCCGCTTCGAAGGCCCTCGGTGCATGGAATGCCGGTGAGGCGAAGTCTCTGGCCGATGTATTCAAGGTGGTCAACGGTCTGGGCAATGCCTATACGCGGCTGGCGGCTTTTCGCGCCGCAGGTAGCGCTGCCACAGCCGGCGCAGGCGCCAAATATGGCGCTTTTGCGTTTGAAGAGCAGCGCCAGGACAAGCTGGACACCGCAGGCAAAGAGGCTACCGATGCCAAGGCAAAGGCGGCACCGGCCGCACCCACGCGCAAATATAGCGAGGCGGAGTGGAAGGAGGCAGGTGAATTTGCCAAGACGTTCGCTGAAAAACTTGAGACGGCTTTTGGCAAGGTCGGCGGCACCATCGGCAAAATGACCACTGCCTTGCTGGGATTCAGGAAGGCGCAGGACGATATCGATTTCACTTTTTCTAAGGAGATGGGTGAGGCCAAGACCGACAAAGACAAGGACAAGGCACAAGACAAAAAACACATGTCGACGGTCAGGCAATACCGCGAAATGGCCACGGCGGCGAAAGGCTTCTTCAAGGAGCACTCGACTGGTTATGAAGTTATGGAAAAGGTGGAAAAGGGTTTTCGCGCCTATGAATTCGCCATGAATGCCAAGTCGCTGTTTGAAAAGCTGACGAATATTACCCTTGTGACAACGGCGAAAACTGCGGCGACGACGGCCGAGATTACCAGCACTGCTGCTTCTGTTGGTCCAGTGGCTGCCGCGGAAGCTGCCAAGTCCAGTGCTTATGGTACGTCGGCCCTTGCCGCTTCGCTGGCTGCGCCATTTCCCGCCAATATCGGTGCATTCGCCATGGTGGCAGGCATGCTGCTGGCAATTGGCGTTGCCGTTTCCGGCGGTGGTGGTGCCGACACTACGGCCAAGGACCGGCAGGCGGCCACTGGTACAGGTACGGTGTTGGGGGACTCCAGCGCGAAGAGTAATTCGATTGCGAATTCATTGGAAATCATGGAGAAAAACTCCGGACTGGGACTGGCATATTCCGCCTCGATGGCTTATTCGCTGCGCCAAGTGGTGGCGGGCATTGGTGGCTTGGGCGGACTGCTGGTGCGCAATTCCGGCGTA
It encodes the following:
- a CDS encoding phage tail tube protein → MASTANGIDSLIVISKQSAEGSKAAAGAGQIYPRVTATFDTEADKYASAEIDASQQQGDTRLGNFRTTGAIKAEAACGTYAPLMAALLRRDFTAGGVAAAQTTIAAAATGLTRSAGSWLGEGFRAGSVVRITGMTAPAAANNAKNFFVTSVTATNLNGQFMDGSAMIVKAAGDSVGVAAVGKRSFTPLTGHTTDWFTAEVQDPKIGVHRSFVDQLVSKMDIAVQPNGITSLDFTLMGKAEGPTTAVPYFPAPLAAPGSGKFSGATAMLSVNGIPSQICTGMSVSLDGQVKVDPVIGSKYATAASRGKVMGSGQFTVLLQDATYLDYFKSETEIPLAYAMASGTAPTADVLALAMGRIKITSAKIDDGEKNKIVTCAFDVLRYKGTDAQHEATTLSIQDSAL
- the acnD gene encoding Fe/S-dependent 2-methylisocitrate dehydratase AcnD, with product MNTLHRKPLPGTQLDYFDTRAAVDAIQPGAYATLPYTSRVLAENLVRRCDPATLNASLSQFIERRRDLDFPWFPARVVCHDILGQTALVDLAGLRDAIAAQGGDPALVNPVVPTQLVVDHSLAVECGGFDPDAFAKNRAIEDRRNEDRFDFIDWTKKAFKNVDVIPPGNGILHQINLERMSPVIQVQNGVAYPDTLVGTDSHTPMVDALGVIAIGVGGLEAESVMLGRASWMRLPDIIGVKLTGKPQPGITATDTVLALTEFLRKQKVVSSYLEFFGEGASHLTLGDRATISNMAPEFGATAAMFYIDAQTIKYLKLTGRDDELVKLVELYAKETGLWADSLVDAQYERVLSFDLSSVVRNIAGPSNPHNRVPTSELAARGISGVVENEPGKMPDGAVIIAAITSCTNTNNPRNMIAAGLIARNANRLGLTRKPWVKSSLAPGSKTVELYLQEAGLMPELETLGFGVVAFACTSCNGMSGALDPVIQEEVVSRDLYATAVLSGNRNFDGRIHPYAKQAFLASPPLVVAYAIAGTIRFDIEKDVLGIAPDGKPILLKDIWPSDEEIDAIVASSVKPEQFRKVYIPMFAAQADDGIKVSPLYDWRPQTTYIRRPPYWEGALAGARPLKGMRPLAVLGDNITTDHLSPSNAIMLDSAAGEYLAKMGLPEEDFNSYATHRGDHLTAQRATFANPTLKNEMVIEDGKVKAGSLTRIEPEGTISRMWEAIEVYMERKQPLIIIAGADYGQGSSRDWAAKGVRLAGVEAIVAEGFERIHRTNLVGMGVLPLEFLPGVNRKTLGLDGSETYDVVGERTPRSALTLLIHRKSGETLEVSVTCRLDTAEEVSIYEAGGVLQRFAQDFLESSKAA
- a CDS encoding propionate--CoA ligase, yielding MDFAAFYQRSIDTPDVFWREEADKIDWHTAFSQVLDYSRPPFAKWFVGGTTNLCHNAVDRWVDSQGDAAALIAISTETNTERSYSFRELQREVERCAAILLSLGVVKGDRVLIYMPMIAEAAFAMLACARIGAVHSVVFGGFAANSLASRIDDAQPKLVFSADAGSRNGKAIAYKPLLDEAIRIAAHKPQQVLLVDRHLVPMELTPGRDVDYATLREQHLDAQVPVTWLESNEPSYVLYTSGTTGKPKGVQRDVGGYAVALASSMQYNFCGKPGETFFATSDIGWVVGHSYIVYGPLIAGMATILYEGLPVCPDAGIWWSIVEKYKVTRMFSAPTAIRVLRKHPVELMRKHDLSSLKALYLAGEPLDETTSQWIADELKVDIIDNYWQTETGWPILSVAKGVADTPTRLGSPGMAMYGYQVKLLNEATGEECGANEKGVLVLEGPLPPGCMQTVYGDDERFVDTYWSTFSGRQVYSTFDWGMRDADGYYFILGRTDDVINVAGHRLGTREIEESISSHPNVSEVAVVGVEDKLKGQVAMAFVILKDARGFDSLDAKALLEREVMAVVDRQLGAVARPARVLFVPQLPKTRSGKLLRRSIQAICEGRSPGDLTSMDDPASLQQIQAALA
- the prpF gene encoding 2-methylaconitate cis-trans isomerase PrpF, coding for MTHVPQIKIPATYMRGGTSKGVFFRLQDLPAGAQVPGAARDALLLRVIGSPDPYGKQIDGMGGATSSTSKTVILAASAKPEHDVDYLFGQVSIDKPFVDWSGNCGNLSAAVGSFAIASGLVDAARVPANGIATVRIWQANIGKTIIAHVPMTNGEVQETGDFELDGVTFPAAEVKLEFLDPAAEEEGGGGAMFPTGNLVDDLDVPGIGTLKVTMINAGIPTIFVDADAIGYTGTELQDAINGDPVALARFETIRAHGALRMGLISHLDEAAKRQHTPKVAFVAKPAGYVSSSGRKVEAGEIDLLVRALSMGKLHHAMMGTAAVAIGTAAAIPGTLVNLAAGGGPRNAVRFGHPSGTLMVGAEATLAGGAWSVTKAIMSRSARVLMEGLVRIPGDAF
- a CDS encoding zinc finger-like domain-containing protein; the encoded protein is MGFAEKYIASLSSQNLRDDAVHHDLDVIAAAALAGDMGALLCRVKYADGTVSRLFEGNAGNLAQLLRAWTAAVTQKGRARRWVKAHTAWDAQAANTLYRRVAEASLAHWLDSKCKVCHGTGVVAAMQAGAPVVCQACHGAGEAAISCSGGFELERIKDMVSELEGIFQSHGARAMRRLGH
- a CDS encoding S24 family peptidase, which translates into the protein MYQYRRDRLLALIREHYDNTRKKISDVSGWSEARISQILSPTYREGRAFSEKIARKLEADLQLDSMYFDQGAAPDQAALAARALNGVQPVVVEDGEDERFYPIRKVKLRLSAGITGFAIEPETHDGSTISVPRSWVERNGYHPEKLVAIKVKGESMEPALYEDDVVIINTADNRPADGIVFAINYEGEPVVKRMARDIGEWWLTSDNPDQRKYHRKLCRGNECLIVGRVVRKESDRI
- a CDS encoding FeoC-like transcriptional regulator, with protein sequence MLNSSQLVESRAAPRQGRQLQGRSKKSQLHIARIAQYIREQGQASAAQLSALLGLDAGTMSRYLRHMCGMGQIHLAQRHCTEPGRQRPALYALGEQDDEVDGWAELPPQVRRTASWARGTAHRDPLVAALFGPAQEN